The Bacillus sp. F19 DNA segment CCACAAGGAAAGGCTGCAGCTGGCGCTGATTGCTTCATTTAAAAGCAAGTCAGCATTTAAACAATATGGAGAGCCTTATAAGCACTGGTTCTCTAAAGTGGAACAGCGGAATATGATGCTGCTAGGCGCGATCATCAAACTTGCCTACAGCTTAAACGCAACGAGAAGAGATATCGTAAAAACGCTGAAACTTGCTGAAGATGATGATCATGTAAAATGCACAGTCATCTGTGACGGGAATTATAGTCCTGAGGAATATCAGGCGGAAAAGCAAAAGAAGAATTTAGAAAAGATCTTGAAGAAAAATATTGTGTTTCATTTTCAGAATGAAAGCTGAGAGCCTCCTCTCCGTCAGAGTGGATCCGCCGAAAAGGTCAATTCATGACTTTTATGGCGGATGCTCAAACTGGCTAATCTACCCTTAATGCCTTCACTTTTCTTGAAATATATTTACAAAAACCACATAAAATATTTACAATGAATTTACATCTCCATCTTTTACAAGTGCTATCATAACAGGTGAATCCAAATGACTAATTTAAAAGGGTGACTTTTCACATGAGCACATTAAACATCGATCAGACATTGCTTGGTAACCCTATTTATTACAACAACCGCGAATTGAGCTGGCTTGCTTTTAATAAAAGAGTATTAGAAGAAGCCATTGATGAACGAAATCCCCTGCTTGAACGGCTGAAATTTCTTGCGATTTTCAGCTCCAACCTCGATGAGTTTTTCATGGTGCGGGTCGCAGGACTTAAGGACCAGGTGAAAGCAGGCTTCAGCAAACCCGAAAACAAAGCGGGACTCACCCCTAAGCAGCAGCTGACACAAATTGCCGAACAAAATCACTCGCTTGTTGAGCTTCAAACCCGCACATTCAATGAGTTGATCTTGCCTGCTTTAAAAAATGAAGGCATCACGTTTGCTACGGTCAGCAGTTTATCTCCTCAACAAAAAAAGATCATAGAGAAGTATTTTGACGAACATATCTTTCCTGTTCTAACTCCAATGGCTGTTGACGCATACCGGCCATTTCCTATGCTTCTGAACAAGAGCCTCAATCTTGTCATAAAACTGGAAGATCAAAACGAATCAATTGAATACAGAATGAAAACCGCTATAGTTCAAGTGCCTGCTGTTTTAGAGCGCTTCGTTTCCATCTCTCCTTCAGGAAGAGGACATGAATACGTTCTGCTGGAAGATATTATTGCCCATTATATTTTTAAACTTTTTCACGGATTTGACGTTCTTTCAGTCACCCCGTTCAGAATTACACGCAATGCAGATATGACTATACATGAAGAAGGCGCCAGGGATCTCCTTAAGGAAATTGAAAAGGAACTGAAGAAAAGAAAATGGGGAGCAGCCGTTCGTCTGGAAGTGAGAAAGGATTTCTATGATTCTCAAATGATGTCATATCTTCTTGAAGAATTAGAGATTCATAAAGGCGATGTTTATGAGATTGACGGGCCGCTCGACTTCACTTTTTTATTTGGGTTTTATAAAGAGCTCAGCGCGGGCTTTGATCATCTTACATATGAAACATTCATACCTCAGCCTCCCAAGGATTTATCCTCAGATGATGATATCTTTGAAGTTGCAGCGTCACAGGATTTATTTTTGCACCATCCTTATGAATCATTTGAGCCTGTTATTGATTTTGTTCTGGATGCGGCAGATGATCCTGATGTGCTGGCCATCAAACAAACTCTCTATAGAGTAAGCGGCGGTTCGCCAGTTATTGAGGGGCTGAAACGGGCAGCGGAAAAAGGAAAGCAGGTGACCGTGCTCGTTGAACTGAAAGCCCGCTTTGATGAAGAGAACAATGTTCAATGGGCAAAAGAACTTGAAAAAGCTGGCTGCCATGTTATTTACGGGATGACATACTTAAAAACACACAGCAAGATTACACTGGTTGTGAGGCGGAAAAATAACCGCATTGAGAGATTTGTCCATTTAGGAACAGGCAATTACAATGACCAGACCGCAAAAATCTACACGGATATGAGTTTAATCACTTCTAATCATGAATACGGAATTGACGCTACCAACTTTTTTAATTATTTGAGCGGTTATACAGAAAAACCGGAATTTCACCATATTTCAATTGCTCCATTTGACATTCGAAGCGACTTTTTAGACCTTGTCGATCATGAAATCGATTATCATAAGCACCATGGAAATGGAAGAATCAT contains these protein-coding regions:
- a CDS encoding RNA degradosome polyphosphate kinase; amino-acid sequence: MSTLNIDQTLLGNPIYYNNRELSWLAFNKRVLEEAIDERNPLLERLKFLAIFSSNLDEFFMVRVAGLKDQVKAGFSKPENKAGLTPKQQLTQIAEQNHSLVELQTRTFNELILPALKNEGITFATVSSLSPQQKKIIEKYFDEHIFPVLTPMAVDAYRPFPMLLNKSLNLVIKLEDQNESIEYRMKTAIVQVPAVLERFVSISPSGRGHEYVLLEDIIAHYIFKLFHGFDVLSVTPFRITRNADMTIHEEGARDLLKEIEKELKKRKWGAAVRLEVRKDFYDSQMMSYLLEELEIHKGDVYEIDGPLDFTFLFGFYKELSAGFDHLTYETFIPQPPKDLSSDDDIFEVAASQDLFLHHPYESFEPVIDFVLDAADDPDVLAIKQTLYRVSGGSPVIEGLKRAAEKGKQVTVLVELKARFDEENNVQWAKELEKAGCHVIYGMTYLKTHSKITLVVRRKNNRIERFVHLGTGNYNDQTAKIYTDMSLITSNHEYGIDATNFFNYLSGYTEKPEFHHISIAPFDIRSDFLDLVDHEIDYHKHHGNGRIIAKMNSLTDKMIIMKLYEASNAGVSIDLIVRGTCCLRPGIKGVSENIKVRSIVGRFLEHSRIYYFHHNGEGKLYLSSADMMTRNMEKRVEILFPIFDGSIKSRISNLLSIMLTDNVKAREQDSSGNYRYVSRIADEPEIDSQAILAQLSYRVSEDEE